One stretch of Roseovarius mucosus DNA includes these proteins:
- a CDS encoding nucleotidyltransferase family protein, which produces MSLPLMLFAAGFGTRMGALTASRPKPLIEVAGRPLIDHALDLATAHGAAPVVANLHYLPDQLAQHLAGRNIRLSLEMPEILETGGGLRAALPLLGTGPVFTMNTDAVWRGPNPLDQLAGLWRPAEMDALLLCIPRAQTVGHSGTGDFQIDADGRATRGPGSVYSGLQIVKPDLLHTIPERAFSLNRLWDLMLSEGRLFAADYPGQWCDVGHPEGIALAESLLAAPDV; this is translated from the coding sequence ATGAGCCTGCCTTTGATGCTCTTTGCCGCCGGGTTCGGCACGCGCATGGGGGCGCTGACCGCGTCCCGTCCCAAACCGCTGATCGAGGTGGCGGGCCGCCCGCTCATCGACCACGCGCTCGATCTTGCCACGGCGCATGGCGCGGCCCCGGTGGTGGCCAACCTGCACTACTTGCCCGACCAACTGGCGCAGCATCTGGCGGGGCGTAACATCCGCCTTTCTCTTGAAATGCCTGAGATTCTGGAAACCGGCGGCGGGCTTCGCGCCGCGCTGCCTCTGCTTGGCACTGGCCCGGTCTTTACCATGAATACCGATGCCGTCTGGCGTGGCCCCAATCCGCTTGACCAACTGGCTGGCCTCTGGCGTCCCGCAGAGATGGACGCGCTTCTGCTCTGCATCCCGCGCGCGCAAACCGTCGGCCATTCCGGCACGGGCGATTTCCAGATTGATGCCGACGGGCGCGCCACGCGCGGCCCCGGTTCGGTCTATTCCGGGCTTCAGATCGTGAAGCCTGACCTGCTGCATACCATCCCCGAGCGCGCCTTTTCCCTCAACCGCCTTTGGGATCTGATGTTGTCCGAGGGCCGGCTCTTTGCAGCCGATTACCCCGGCCAGTGGTGCGATGTCGGCCACCCAGAGGGGATTGCCCTTGCCGAATCCCTGCTCGCGGCCCCCGATGTTTGA